cttggaatggaaaatacaacggtagcacactagacaagataagaaacatgaaattctaaaaacaagtaaaacccatgaaaactccccTGTAAGGgagtgctttgatagtgttggttcTGAAATCAAGTgcctttgagttcctcgcctccagtagactcgaagtattcgcataAGAGGatcacttcattgaagctatggaagtgcaacccatgcaaccaacaacgatgcttaCGAGGTAAAGTCCCTATGAatagctttatcatttcttcttcggccagttgagggtaagtttgcgtcataaaagcctcccacctccttgcatatgctcggaaatcctccattggtcttcttttgaagtgaaccaagttctgaCAAGGCACTTCAGTCCCAATCTGGTTTTGATACTGAAGCAGGAATGcagaagacagctcattccaatctctcatgaggtaaaTATCTGTTGTAatgaaccattgtaatgcagaccccgtaagactctcttggaaggtctgagttgtgaatgacatcgggccatagtaccgGCTTATTTCAGCATGGAGGTATTGCAAATGAGCCACGAGACAAGTTGTGCCATTATACTTacggagattaggtatccacatctctccaagggtcatgatcctatgagtgcaagacgggcttgatgtatccCGGTTAGGCCACcggttttcccactgcatattcgttgtagtggtgaatttttctgtttcaagaaagttggattctaccgagattaccccattgctttcttcttggtcaaaatttccgaagGAGGATGAAGTATTGAAACTATCCTCATGGTCGGAGGACGAGCTTAGTACTTTGTTAGGATtgtagcggataaagacgtatgcttcctcttctgacggaccttcatccccggatgagagtaggaaacagttatataatgaatcgtcagtttcattgtcgaaataacgctggaagtccttgagattgtattctagggccgggaAGTCTTTAGAGTTGTACTCTAGAGGATGGTggccttcaaagctgtattcttggggGAGAATCCTGCGGGGTGCGTGACTTTGCGATCTTCTCCCCTACCGTTGTCATACACGAAAGTAAAGGAACGGATCGTGTGTTTGTCCGGTAGGTAAATTTCCCTCACACCGTCGAATTTCCCATCGTCCCAAGCTCCGAATTGCCGTTGATCTGAGATCGGTTCAAAATATGCTCCAATTCCACAAAGATTTTGATGTTCATCAATGTACCCGTAAAATTCAGTAATTTTGCCGGCCATTGCGGGAGATGAGAAGTAGATTCCCTTTTCTTCACCAATAGTTATGGCCATTCGTTTGTTAGTCCGAAACGTGAGAGATGTAATGCCGAAGTCTCTATAACGCCCGGATATGTGGTCTGTATAATACCCGGATATGGAAGTCAGGTACTCACCATTATCTAATTCGATCTGCAATGGTAAACATAACGTCAAACTCATTATTTAATAAGTCTCACGAAAGTCTACCGCTAAGCGTAGACAACGCAAGTTTCATAAGCATTTCACAAAGCGTATATAAATGTATGGGGACATACAGTTAGAAAGTTCTTCGTGTCCAGTCCTGTCTCGCTACCATGTGTCTCCGGCTTGCCCCCGTCTTCGCACGTAAACTCGATTGATCGGATGAATGGCCCTCCACTTAGACGATTTTCTTTAGTTTTGGCCGatggttccttttttttcttctgggcGGCGCTTGAATCaggtttgtcttcttctttttggccgaTGTGAATAACGATTTTCCTTACGTTGGCATGCTTCCACATTGGCGCGCGATCGCATTTCCTCCCGAATAACCCCACAGAAGGGAAGGGATTGAAGCCCTTAGGGTGTAGCTGGATAAGTGCTCCAACAGAATCGAGAAAATCACTTTCTTCTCTCCAGTAAAACTCGGTAACTTCCCCGGCATCTAATGGTACGGAAAAGTacccctcttcctcttctctctcccttttctcccttttctcccttgtcttctttttctccgcttcctcctttttctgcctttcctcatcttcctcctttctgCCCTGACTTTtatcctttttccccttttcctctattttctcctcttccacctcttcctcttctttcacTCTACCAATGGGTCCCAATATTCTTTTGTTGGTTCGAAATGTGAGGGAGCTTATTAGAAAGTATTTTCCACTTGCTTTTTTGGGATCCAGCAAAAGAGGTTATTTTCTCATCGTCTTCCAATTTAACCTGCAAACAGGCCATAAAAAGGCATGTAAACAGACCATAAAAAGGCACATTCGACGCAAGTAAGACTATATGTCGCATCATTCAATGAgcaaaataaattgataaatcacttttgaaataagattcaggtctatatgataaattatatatGATGAGATTTGTGTAAATTATGTTTCTTAATAACTTTGGTAGTACCTTTAATTTGTaaaatcaaaagttaatttACTTCTTATTTGTGGCTAGCTTTGTGTTTGCCTAATTTTAATAAGGTGAAGTCATCTATTTTTTCCAGTTGGTTTTCAAACAATCACACCAATCCTCATGTATCGCCGGTATGAGATTCTCATGTCCACCTGCGAAGCAATCGATAAGAATCTCAAGGTTCATGATTAAGTGATCGGCTAATGTTACAATAAAGCTGGAAAGATGAATTTATGACATTCAGGTAGAAACGGAAAAAGAGATAAATGTACGGGTCTAGACACAACCTCGTAAGTCCTGTACCCATGTTTTTCACCATGTTTCGGTATCATGTCGGTGTTCTTGTCGACTTCAAATTTAACGGACTTAATGAAGTCTCCGTACTCAACTTTAATCCCCTTTTCAGAAATCTCCTCAATCAACTTTGTCTTAAAAGGTTTCCGGGAATTTTGTTCGCCTCCAAAAGGCCCGAAGGTGAATTTCTCATTGTATCTAGAATAAATCCGGTTCACAAGACGCCCGACTATTTTGTCAATGAGATTCCGTTCACTGTTGACGAAAAGTGTTAGTACAAAAATTTTACGAGCAAGATGTATTAAAAAGAATGAACACAAACATATACCTCAAGAGACAACATACGACAAACATTGTACGCAAAATTCTACATGGGTATATATGAAATACGAATAGAAAAAAGATCGAGCTTGACTAAATCGTCATAGACATTGGCACGTGTAACAAAGGAATGGTGATTAACAACGCTCTACTTTCGATAGTGACCCCATCCTGTGCGGCAGAGGAGGGTGCGTCGTACCATGCATATTGCACtccaagaaacaacacatttTTCAGAGAAgcaataaaaatagtaaatactAAGGATATGTTTATTTCGCAGAAAACTtaagattaggaaaatatttttgaaaacatAATTACTTGTATTatcgtaaaaaataaatgaataaaaaatattttcaccgtCAACTAAAATGGTTAGACACaaatttttgtcaaatgaaaatatttttcattgaccaATTTTTCTAACCTATATAACTAA
Above is a window of Eucalyptus grandis isolate ANBG69807.140 chromosome 9, ASM1654582v1, whole genome shotgun sequence DNA encoding:
- the LOC120288554 gene encoding jacalin-related lectin 16-like; its protein translation is MWKHANVRKIVIHIGQKEEDKPDSSAAQKKKKEPSAKTKENRLSGGPFIRSIEFTCEDGGKPETHGSETGLDTKNFLTIELDNGEYLTSISGYYTDHISGRYRDFGITSLTFRTNKRMAITIGEEKGIYFSSPAMAGKITEFYGYIDEHQNLCGIGAYFEPISDQRQFGAWDDGKFDGVREIYLPDKHTIRSFTFVYDNGRGEDRKVTHPAGFSPKNTALKATIL